The DNA window CGAGTATCTGATTACAGAAGTTGATTTCCTGATATTGTCCTTTCCAGAAATCAGCAACCTGTCCATCGCTGGCGGTGACTGTAAAGTTGTCGAAGTTGTTGAAGAAGCTAGCATCGTTAGGATCGCTACCTTTTTCTGTTTCATCTGATCCCAGGTCTTCTACGCCCAGTGCGGCAAAGGCTACCTGCCGCCATTCGTGCAGGTTGGCATACATCGCGTTGACAGCCTTGGTGGCATCGGCATCGGATTTCCAGAATTCCTGCGCTGGTTGCTGGCCTTGTGGTGGCACATCCAGAAAACTCTTGCCACATCCGGCAGTGAGGGTCAGCAGCACCGGCAGTACGTAGCCGGCAATACGGTTTATATGTAGTGGTTTATTACTTTTCATGGTCATCATCTTTAAATTAGAAGGTCACATTTACACCAAAGTTGTAAGTAGCATACAACGGATATACGCTTTTGTCAATACCAGCACTGATGGGCTTACCACCGATTTCCGGTGAGAAACCACGGTAGCTGAAGAAGTTAAAGGCATTCTGTGCATTTACGTATAGGCGCAGACGTTGCATTCTCCAGCGGTCGGTGATGGTTTTAGGCAGGGTATAACCCAGCTGTATGTTTCTGATCCGGAAGTAGCTACCATTTTCCACAAAGAACTGGTTAGGCAGATAGTTCTGGCCGCCGCCAATATTGGCAGAGGGATAGGTGTTGGAGGTGCCTTCACCATGCCAGCGTTTGTCATAAAACTCCTTGGTGAAGTTCTCGTTGCCAAAGCGCAGTCCCAGGTTGGCGTTGTACACGTCTACACCGGCAACACCCTGGAATTCCAGTGCCAGGTCGAAGTTTTTATAGTTGAAAGTAGTGTTGATACCATAAGTGTATTTGGGATTGGGGTTTCCGATAGGTACTCTGTCTTTCGCATCTATGACACCGTCACCATTCACGTCGCGGTATTTGAAGTCGCCGGGTTTGGCTTTGGTTTGGGCAGAGGCATCTACTTCTGCCTGGTTCTGGAAGATACCATCAACAATATAACCGAAGTACTGACCGATTGGCTGTCCAACAATAGTGCGGGTAGCCAGTGCACCACCGGTAGAGGCGTCACCACCACCATAGATGGGGTTACCACCGGTATTTACAGACAATACTTTGTTGTTGTTGATGCTCATGTTGGCTCCTACTGAATAACTGAAGCCATTTTTCAGATCATCTTTCCAGTTGGCGGCAAATTCCCAGCCGCGGTTCTGAAAGTCGGCCTGGTTGGCGGTGATGGTGCTTGATTGTGTACCTACAGAGCTGGGGAAAGGCACGTCAAAAATGGCCTGTTGTGTTTTACGATTATAAAAACCGGCTTCTACAAACAGTCTGTTTTGCAGTACGCTGGCTTCTATGGCGATATCTGTTCCTACTGCACGTTCCCAGAAAAGCTGTGGCGGAACGATAGTGTTGATGCTGGCGCCTGTATTGACGATGCCGCCGAATATCGCTGTCATGAATGGATCTTGTGTAACCCGCTGCACGGCCAGGAAGTTAGGAACGGAAGCATTACCGATTTTACCCCAGCTGCCACGCAGTTTCAGGTTATCGAATATTTTGGTGTTTTTCAGAAAGGGCTCTTCACTGATAACCCAGCCCAAACCTACAGAGGGGAAGTATCCCCAGCGGTTGTCACCAAAGAATTTGGAAGAACCGTCGGCACGCATGGAGGCGGTCAACAGGTACTTATCCTTATATGAATAGTTGAGGCGTCCGAAATAGGAAGCTACGGTGTACAGATCGCCTTCATCAGTGATAGAGCGGCCATCGGTGTTACCCAGGCGGAGGTACATATCACCTTCGCTGCTGTTGGGCACATTGTCTGCGGTCGCAATCAGCTTGTAGAATTTGTATTGCTGGGCTGACTGGCCGGCCAGTACACGCAGATTATGATCACCAAATTTATTGTCATAGGTGAGCGTATTTTCCACGATCCAGCTCTGACGGTTGGAATTGGTGCGTGTCAGTTTGCTGACATTGTTGAACTGGTTGGTAGTGGCCTTGTATTGAGGCGCATAGTTCCGGATAAGACTGTCTCCGTATTCACCGCCAACGCTGCTGTGGAAAACAAAGTGTTTCGCAAAACGAAGGTCTGCATAAACACTACCAGTCACCATTTTGCGTTTGGTGGTTTGGTTATAGAAGTCCAGGCTGGCCTGAGGGTTTTTACCCGCGCCGGTACCAAGGTTCAGTTTGTCAGGATCACCATAAGACCCGTCAGGATTCCGCACAGAAAGTACGGGAGCTGAAGTATATAGCTGGCCCAGATAAAAGTCCGGGATGTCGTTTGTATTATAGGCAGTAGCGGTGACAGTATAACCTATTTTCAGCGGGTCAAATACCTGGAAATCATTTTGCAGACGGGCGGTCACACGGGAGAAATCATTGGTTTTTACCAGCCCGTCCTGTTTCAGGTAGCCCAGGGAGAAGTTATAGGTGGATTTTTCTGAACCACCGCTTACAGATATCTGATGATTGGTGACAAGGGCGTTTCTCATCTCTTCCTTAAACCAGTCAGTACCCTGGCCATAGTCGTTAGGATTCAGGCGGAGGGAGTTGTTGTTGATAGCGCTCAGCTCATTGATAATAGTGGCATATTCTTTTGCATTGGCCATTTTTACCTTGTTGGTAGCTTTCTGCATACCCACGAAACCATTATAGTTGACAGTGGCTTTTCCTGCTTTGCCTTTTCTGGTAGTGATGAGTATTACACCATTAGCTGCACGGATACCGTAGATAGCTTCACTGGAGGCATCTTTCAGGATGCTCATGTTTTCAATGTCCGCCGGGTTGAGGAAACTGATATCATTATACCAGACACCATCAACTACGTACAGTGGGCCAGAATCGCCATAAACAGAGCCTGTACCTCTGATGCGGATAGTGGGAGCCGCGCCGGGTTTACCATCGTTCACGATCTGTACGCCGGCTACTTTGCCCTGCAGGCCGCTCATTGCGTTGGCTACGGGTTGTTTGCTCACTTCATCACCCTTTACCTGGGTAATGGAACCGGTGATGTCTACTTTACGTTGTACGCCGTAACCCACTACCACTACCTGTTGTACCTGGCTGATAGCTTCTTCCAGGGCGACATCGATGGTCTGGCGGTTGTTAATAGCTATTTCCTGGGAGGTGTAACCGATGAAACTTACTACCAGCGTGCCGTTGTCGGGCACGGTGAGGGAGTAGTGTCCGTCAGGGCCGGTGACAGTGCCTTTGGTAGTACCTTTTAAGCTAACGGTGGCGCCCGGAATAGTGCTGCCGTCATTTTTGCTGGTCACTTTACCGGTTACTTTGATCTCCTGTGACATGATCACCACCAGGTTGTTTTCGATGAGTTTATACCGGAGGGAAGTACCGGCGAAGACGGTGTTCATCACCGCATCCAGACCGGAATTGGTCACATCAACATTTACTTTTCTTCTGATTTCAGTCAGAGCATTATTGTACAGAAAACGGTAGTTACCCTGCTGTTCAATACTACTCAACACTTGTGCGATCTCCGTTTTTTTCAGCTTAAGGGTGATGGTCCCTTGTCCCTTTAGTGCTGCTGATACCTGGAGAAAACACGCCAACAGTAATAACGTGGTGAGTTTCATAACTAAGAAAGCTTTTTTTAGGGCATAGGAATACCTGTCCCTAAATTTTAGCGATATTTTCATACTTTTAAATCTAGAGGTGAAATGTGATGGAAACCTGCAGCTTAGCGTGTTGGCAGGTTTTCCTTTTGATCTTCGGCGGGAAATGTTGGCGCATTTCCCGTTTTTGTTTTTTGGTTGTTATTTCAGGAGCTGTTAATCTGGTGTGACTTCATAACGTTTTTACTGTTAGTAGATAATGATTGTATCGTGCTGTATCTCGTAGTGAAAGCTGGCTGTCATCTGTAGCGCATTTAAGGCCTGCTGGACTGTTTCGAGCGCAAATACACCGGTAAACCGGAGCTGTTGCTGCTGCTCATTCCTGAACTGGATGGTTATCCCGTAAAACCGTTCCATCTGCTGTGCCAGTTCGGCAAAAGACGCATCTTTAAATACCAGTTTGTTTTCCATCCACGATGTTTCCGTGATGGCGGTAGTTTGTGCTGCATAGTAAGACACATGACTGAGCGTTATCGCACCGGAATCTGTAGTAGTGGCTGTTCCTGCCGGACGTGCTGCAGGTGTCCTGTTCAGTACCACGATTTTTTCACTGGGTTTAAGAATGATCCGGGCAGCCTTGTCTTTGACGAAAGCTTCTATGCTGCCGGATATCAATGCGGCTTCGGTGGTTTTGTCGCCCGGATAGGACCGGATGTTGAACCGGGTGCCCAATACACGGATATCCATGTTGGCGGTGTGAATGATAAAAGGATGATTTGCCTGTTTGGCGACATCAAAGAATGCTTCACCGGAGAGGGTCACACTGCGGTCGGTTTTTCCGAAATCCTTGCTGTACGTAAGTTTGCTGCCGGCATTCAACCATACGTGGGTGCCGTCGGCCAGTTGTATGGAAGTGCGGGAACCATTTTTAGTGGCCACTTCACTTTGTACAGTGGGTATGGTGCTGGAAGAAGACCACCACCAGGTGCCGAGGGCTAATACGATGCCCGTAGTGGCTGCGGCGGCCCACAGGTAACGGCGGTAGCTACGTACAGGCGTAAGCGATGTTGCAGGGATAGTTCCAATAGAGATGCCCTGGGCTTGCATACGGCTGATATGCCGGATATGTGCATCTGCGGCCTGTTCCTCATGGCTGGCGGCAGTAGTTTTTTGCCACAGTTCATCTACCAGACCGGCAGGCAGCTCCAGATCAGGGTTTTCCCTGAGTAACGACGCCAGCTCCTGCAGTTCTGCTGCAGTAGCTTCGTTGGCCAGTTTCCTTGCCATCAGTTCCCAAATACGTCTGGTATTCATAACGTGAAATAAAATGCTCTACCTATAGGATCTCTTTTTTCACAAAATCTACCAAAAGGAAATAAAAAAAATTTCAGGGCTGCAGCCGCTGTGTTTTTTTGAAGGAAGTATTGATGGCGCGGGCTATCCTGGCCAGGGCTATGGCCAGTTGGTTGTCGATGGTTTTGATGGAGATATTAAGGATTTCAGCGATCTCCTTGTAACGGAGACCATCTTCCTTGATGAGTTTGAAGATGAGTTTACAGCGGGGAGGGAGTTCGCTCACCGCTTGTTCAAAGCGGGCCAGTAGTTCGGCGCTGATCAGCTGTTCTTCCGGATTGTAGTGTGGGCTCTCCATATCCGGTGTGATCTCATCGAGTGACAGCGCTGCTTTTTTCTGCTGCCGCATCAGGTATTTGAGCGCAATATTTTTAGTGCTGACGTAAAGGTATACACGCAGATTGTCTATCTGTTCGAGCCGCTGACGGCCTTCCCATATATTGATAAACACATCGGATACTACCTCTTCTGCTATTTGTCCGGAGTGGACAAAAGAATTGGCAAACTGTACCAGTGGCTCATAGAAATGCAGAAACAGCTCCTTATAAGCGGTTTCATCGTCATATAGACTAATACGGCGCTGCAGTTCCGGTATGTTGTTGGCAGGGAGCATCTGGCATAAGCTGCTTGGCGCTCAAGATAAAATAAAAATCAATACCGGCCGTC is part of the Chitinophaga flava genome and encodes:
- a CDS encoding RNA polymerase sigma-70 factor, with translation MLPANNIPELQRRISLYDDETAYKELFLHFYEPLVQFANSFVHSGQIAEEVVSDVFINIWEGRQRLEQIDNLRVYLYVSTKNIALKYLMRQQKKAALSLDEITPDMESPHYNPEEQLISAELLARFEQAVSELPPRCKLIFKLIKEDGLRYKEIAEILNISIKTIDNQLAIALARIARAINTSFKKTQRLQP
- a CDS encoding TonB-dependent receptor, with protein sequence MKLTTLLLLACFLQVSAALKGQGTITLKLKKTEIAQVLSSIEQQGNYRFLYNNALTEIRRKVNVDVTNSGLDAVMNTVFAGTSLRYKLIENNLVVIMSQEIKVTGKVTSKNDGSTIPGATVSLKGTTKGTVTGPDGHYSLTVPDNGTLVVSFIGYTSQEIAINNRQTIDVALEEAISQVQQVVVVGYGVQRKVDITGSITQVKGDEVSKQPVANAMSGLQGKVAGVQIVNDGKPGAAPTIRIRGTGSVYGDSGPLYVVDGVWYNDISFLNPADIENMSILKDASSEAIYGIRAANGVILITTRKGKAGKATVNYNGFVGMQKATNKVKMANAKEYATIINELSAINNNSLRLNPNDYGQGTDWFKEEMRNALVTNHQISVSGGSEKSTYNFSLGYLKQDGLVKTNDFSRVTARLQNDFQVFDPLKIGYTVTATAYNTNDIPDFYLGQLYTSAPVLSVRNPDGSYGDPDKLNLGTGAGKNPQASLDFYNQTTKRKMVTGSVYADLRFAKHFVFHSSVGGEYGDSLIRNYAPQYKATTNQFNNVSKLTRTNSNRQSWIVENTLTYDNKFGDHNLRVLAGQSAQQYKFYKLIATADNVPNSSEGDMYLRLGNTDGRSITDEGDLYTVASYFGRLNYSYKDKYLLTASMRADGSSKFFGDNRWGYFPSVGLGWVISEEPFLKNTKIFDNLKLRGSWGKIGNASVPNFLAVQRVTQDPFMTAIFGGIVNTGASINTIVPPQLFWERAVGTDIAIEASVLQNRLFVEAGFYNRKTQQAIFDVPFPSSVGTQSSTITANQADFQNRGWEFAANWKDDLKNGFSYSVGANMSINNNKVLSVNTGGNPIYGGGDASTGGALATRTIVGQPIGQYFGYIVDGIFQNQAEVDASAQTKAKPGDFKYRDVNGDGVIDAKDRVPIGNPNPKYTYGINTTFNYKNFDLALEFQGVAGVDVYNANLGLRFGNENFTKEFYDKRWHGEGTSNTYPSANIGGGQNYLPNQFFVENGSYFRIRNIQLGYTLPKTITDRWRMQRLRLYVNAQNAFNFFSYRGFSPEIGGKPISAGIDKSVYPLYATYNFGVNVTF
- a CDS encoding FecR family protein; translated protein: MNTRRIWELMARKLANEATAAELQELASLLRENPDLELPAGLVDELWQKTTAASHEEQAADAHIRHISRMQAQGISIGTIPATSLTPVRSYRRYLWAAAATTGIVLALGTWWWSSSSTIPTVQSEVATKNGSRTSIQLADGTHVWLNAGSKLTYSKDFGKTDRSVTLSGEAFFDVAKQANHPFIIHTANMDIRVLGTRFNIRSYPGDKTTEAALISGSIEAFVKDKAARIILKPSEKIVVLNRTPAARPAGTATTTDSGAITLSHVSYYAAQTTAITETSWMENKLVFKDASFAELAQQMERFYGITIQFRNEQQQQLRFTGVFALETVQQALNALQMTASFHYEIQHDTIIIY